The following are from one region of the Quercus robur chromosome 1, dhQueRobu3.1, whole genome shotgun sequence genome:
- the LOC126712575 gene encoding uncharacterized protein LOC126712575, with amino-acid sequence MDVIGPMILKALNGHEYILVAIDYFTKWVETASYKSVTQVVVARFLKHNIICRYGVPGELITDSGMNLNGKMIQQLCQQFKIEHRNLVSYRPQMNGIVEADNKIIKKILVKMTTCKRIGMNTCYLLCLHITLLFIPLRVRPYIHWYMA; translated from the coding sequence ATGGATGTCATTGGACCCATGATTTTGAAAGCCTTAAATGGTCACGAATACATCTTAGTGGCCATCGATTATTTCACAAAGTGGGTGGAAACCGCCTCGTACAAGAGCGTCACTCAAGTCGTGGTAGCCCGATTCTTGAAACACAACATTATTTGCCGCTACGGCGTGCCAGGAGAGCTCATTACAGACAGTGGGATGAAcctaaatggaaaaatgatCCAGCAACTATGCCAACAGTTCAAGATTGAACACAGAAATTTAGTTTCCTATCGTCCTCAGATGAATGGTATAGTGGAAGCTGATAACAAGATCATAAAGAAAATCTTGGTGAAGATGACAACATGTAAAAGGATTGGCATGAATACTTGCTATTTGCTCTGTCTGCATATCACACTTCTGTTCATACCTCTACGAGTGCGACCCTATATTCACTGGTATATGGCATAA